TCTCGTAGCGGACATTCGCGACCGAATCGATGCGGTCGCTGTCGCGTGCTACAAGCGCACCAGCTTGGATTCGTTTCGATAGGCTGCCGAACCACTTGGCACCCTGATCGAACTGCTGTATCCTGCGCGAGTAGAAGGCTCGCCCGATACTGAAATCACCCGTCGTCCGGAAGAAGTCCGCGCCCTCATTGAAGAATGGACGGGACTCACCAAGAAACTCTTCGGAACGCGTGAACCCGATGGTACTCACCTGTGACTCGATGTTCTTAAAGTCAGGATTGATACTGAGGAGCGCGGTGCGATCTCCATCCATCTTTGCGCGAACGTCCAGCCCGGACCGCATAGTCCAGTTGTCTTTCTCGTGAGAGTCAAACTCAGGGGAGGCATAGGCAAGTCCTTCGATTACCTTACGAGTTTGCTTCGGAATACGAACATCAACCCAGCGACCGGTGTACTCTTCCAGTTCGCGCAGCGTGATGTCGGCCCATCGGCTGAGTACATCGGGGCGCGCCTGGTATCGCGAGAAGTTGATCATCGGCGTAATCTGGGATTGGGCAGGCAGGTCCAAAACCTTCCAAGGAATGCGCATTTCTGCCGACCAACCTGTTGCGGTGCGCTTGGCCGCACCTTTCCACAGTCCGCGCCACTCCTGTTTGGCGGCGCGACCGCCCGCGATCGTCTCGGCCGTGACCCCTGCCGGATTGATCCGGAACGTGGAGAGCCACATGCCACGCCCGCGAGCGTACGGGTCAATGGAGAACGAGACGACGTCCTCGTTGCGGATACCCGCCCCCTGCTGGAAAGTCCTCACCGTGAGATTCTCCGGCTGTGAGTCGGTGATTCGGAAAGCCACGTAGATCGCTTGGTCGTCGCTCGCAACGGAGACCACCGTCTGGTCTGCTGCGGGTTGCGAAGTTACGGGGTCGATGAAGCCGGTCCCTTGCGGTACCCCGGCCCATTCGGCATCGGTGACGTCACCATCAATGGTCGGTGGGGTCTGGATTTGAAACCATGCCATTGTGGGGGGCGTGGGTTGCGCGAGAGCGCACGACGAGAAGCAAACAAGCGGAGCCAATAGTCCGCGGCGAAAATGCATGCCCCAGGATACGCAAATTGGCTCGCCGTTCGTTGCCGAATCTTATCCGATTTTCAGGCATCGAACACCACCGAGTAACATCGCACCCATGACCACGCCCACCGAACGGTTGCGAACAACCTTCCACGTAGCCCTGAGCAGCTACTGGTTCACCACGCACATGCTTTGGGGAGTGCTGATGACCTACACGGTGGCGGTCATCGTCAAAGCTACCGCCAGCGCCAATCCCGCGCAGCTCACGGGGAACATCCTCGGAATCGGCAGCATCGCCGCAATCGTGGTCCCCTTGCTCGTCGGCCCTATGAGCGACCGCTGCCTGTCGCATCTAGGTCGCCGCCGCCCATTCATGCTGACCGGCACGATCATGAGCATCGTGGGCCTGGCTGGCATCGGATTCGCCGCGCATCAGTTAAGCATTCCGCTGTTGGTGTTGGGCTATCTCATTACAAACCTGGGTAACAACATTGCCACCGCTGCGTATAGCGGGTTGATCCCCGATCTGGTCCCCATGGACCAGCGAGGGACGGCATCCGGGTTCATGGCGGCGCTCTCGCAGCTCGGTACGCTCTTGGGTCTGATAGCAGGAGCATTCCTTGGAAAGGTTCACCAAGTCCCGATGCTGATGGCTCTGCTCGCGGTGATACTCGGGCTCTCGCTTGTGGCCACGATGACCATGGTCAAGGAGACCGCTATCACCGAGGCCCCCCCGGCGATTCCACCGTCGAAGATGCTTGCCTCACTCTGGGAGCCGATGAAGCACAACGATTTCCGCTGGGTCTGGATCACGCGTGCGCTGGTGGTCATGGGTTTCTATTGCATTCAGCCATTTCTCATCTTCTTTTCCGCGGACGTCCTGCGCGGCTCCGATCCAAGCAAGACGACCCTGCTGCTGGGGGCCAGCGTGATTGTCTGTGCGAGTGTCAGCGGGCTTGTTGGTGGCATGCTCGGCGACCGACATGGGCGGAAGCGAATCGTCATCTGGGCAAACTCATTGATGGCGATTATCTGCGTGGGGTTTGCGATCGCGACCACGGTTCCCACAGCGATCGTTGCCGCCGCAATTTTTGGGCTCGCGTACGGCGCGTACTACAGCGTTGACTGGGCGCTGGGATCGGATGTCTTGCCGAACCATGCCGATGCAGGCAAAGACATGGCGGTGTGGCATATCGCCATGACGCTGCCGCAGGCAGTGGCCGCCCCGCTCGCCGGTCAAATGATCGCAGCGTTCGGGTCCACACAGGTGCAGCGCGGCGGAGAGATGGTGACCTCTTACCCGCATGCGGGCTACGTCACGCTGTTCCTTGTCGCAGGCTTGTTTACCGGCGCAGGAGCGGTCCTACTGAGGAAGGTCCGCGGCTCGACCTAATGCTCGTGATCATGGCCGTGTCCGTGATCATGGTCGTGATCATGGTCATGCGTGTCTTCACGTGCGGCCGCCTCGGCGGCCAGGTCGATCTCCTTGTGCCGCTTCAGTTCGAGCTCGTAAGCCGAGGGGCTGAGCACTTTGGGGATCGGGTGTGAAAGTCTCCAGAGAACGCGATCTTGTGGAAACTGCGCAAGCCCTTCGCGTGCGA
The sequence above is drawn from the Chthonomonas sp. genome and encodes:
- a CDS encoding MFS transporter translates to MTTPTERLRTTFHVALSSYWFTTHMLWGVLMTYTVAVIVKATASANPAQLTGNILGIGSIAAIVVPLLVGPMSDRCLSHLGRRRPFMLTGTIMSIVGLAGIGFAAHQLSIPLLVLGYLITNLGNNIATAAYSGLIPDLVPMDQRGTASGFMAALSQLGTLLGLIAGAFLGKVHQVPMLMALLAVILGLSLVATMTMVKETAITEAPPAIPPSKMLASLWEPMKHNDFRWVWITRALVVMGFYCIQPFLIFFSADVLRGSDPSKTTLLLGASVIVCASVSGLVGGMLGDRHGRKRIVIWANSLMAIICVGFAIATTVPTAIVAAAIFGLAYGAYYSVDWALGSDVLPNHADAGKDMAVWHIAMTLPQAVAAPLAGQMIAAFGSTQVQRGGEMVTSYPHAGYVTLFLVAGLFTGAGAVLLRKVRGST